The Streptomyces taklimakanensis nucleotide sequence GTCGCCCACGTATCCGGCCGGCTCCGCCCTACGCGGACGGCACCCCCACAGCGGACGAGCCGTTCGACACACAGGTGCGGATGGTCCTGCGCAACCTCGACGACCGCCTGACGCAGCCGGCGCGGACCGCGACCACCTGAGCTCCGTGACCGTCTACGCCACCGACATCGCTCAGTGATGGGCACGCCTTCGACACGATCCATGCCGAATGGCTCGGCTCCCACCGGTCCGCCCGCGTCGTCGCCGGCGTGAGCAGGCCGCGCTACGGTGCCGCCCCGCCGGGTGGTCCCGCTAGGCTTCGGCCCGTGGGAAAGCCCCCGGCACAGCGGGCCGCCCGGGCCGCCCGTCCCAACAGCCGCACCCCACGCCGACCCGCGTGAGCCGACCCCCGGCCGGCACCACCTCGGCGCGGGCCGAGCCCTGTGTCGCCCTGCCCACCGTGCCAGGACGCCGACACTCCCCGCGCAACACCGCGACGGCGAACACCACACAGCCGACGCGCACGCCATCACCCTCACCGAGGCCGTCACCCACCACGCACAAGGAGCCGCCCGCATGACGCCTGCCGCCGACATGGCCCTCCTCGACCGGCTGCGGCGCGATGCGCGACGCGACGGGATCGTCAAACTCGTCGTCGGCGCCGTCGTTCCCCGCCCGGACGGCAGAGTCCTGCTGCTGCACCGCCGCAGCGACGACTTCCTCGGCGGGCTGTGGGAACTCCCCTCCGGCGGCGTCGAGGGGACCGAGGACCTCCTTGTGGCACTCCACCGGGAAGTGACCGAGGAGACCGGCCTGAGGATCACCGGCGACGCCACCTACCTCGGCCACTTCGACTACCGCTCCAAGAGCGGCAAGCCCACCCGGCAACTGAACTTCACCGCCCATGCGGAAGGGAACACCGTCA carries:
- a CDS encoding NUDIX hydrolase produces the protein MTPAADMALLDRLRRDARRDGIVKLVVGAVVPRPDGRVLLLHRRSDDFLGGLWELPSGGVEGTEDLLVALHREVTEETGLRITGDATYLGHFDYRSKSGKPTRQLNFTAHAEGNTVTLTEHDDFLWAGPDEHGRTSAQTQAILAIWRNDHGG